In Desulfosudis oleivorans Hxd3, the DNA window CTCTTGCTTCCTCTAAATAATCAAAATAATCTTTATCCATACCGTCCTCCTTATTTGCAATAGAAGGTTCATCTTAGCCCGTCGCCTGCACCCTTTGGTTCGGCTCCATCGTCGTTCTGTGAGTTAACTCTTGAGCCATTTTGTAAGCTTGTATCCACCCCACGCACCAAGCCCAGCGAGCGCAACTGACCCAACCGCAATCACCGCTACTCCGCCGAGTGCCGTTCCTCCAACCGCTGCGAGACCGGAGATTATTCCAGGTCCGGACAGACCTGCAGTCGTGCCCGCTGCTGATACAGCTGCAATGCCTCCTCCGACTCCCGCCCCAGTGCCAGCGACTGCTCCAACGCCTGTCCCTACTTTCTCTGCGGTCCCTATTTTTTCTGATGACATGGTCTTTCGCTCCTTTCTTGTGTTGCCGAATTGCCGCAGTTGAGCGGCGCTTTCCCGGCATGAAATTGCCGTATGCATGCAGTTTCGTGACGGGAAAGGGTCCGCTCCAACGTCTTGTTCGCTGAGCGCGCAGCGGGAAGCGACAAGGCGGTGGAGCGATTTTATCGTCGCTCAACTGCGGCAATTCGCCGAGGGCGCAAGGACGAAGTCCGCTGCACGCTCGGCGAACGTCGGCAGCCAAAAGCAGCCAGGGCTTCCACCGCCTTCCTTGAAGTTGTTTACTGTTCAATAATCCCCGGTTGTTCAAAAACGCCTTAGCCCTGGATGTCTTCTTGGGCTGCCTTGTTATGCATTTATAAATACAGAGAATAATTTCAATATAATACTTATCAGTATCCCTATCTTCCAGATTTTTAATATCGCAAAAGTACTTTTAATGGATGAATCGTTAATAGAAGGTGCAATGCCTTTTAATTCTGATTCAAAATTTTTCCAATAATATAATACATAACTTTCTGTAAAAGTTCTTTTCCCATATTTTTTGAGTAACCAAGGGCCAAGGAACAAATAGATAAAGAAACCAGTCCACAGAAATCCAAAAAGGCATAAGCCGGAAATATGATCGAAATATTCCCAAAAATTTTCAGATAAGCTTATCGCCGGCAGGGCTTTGAAGAGTATGATGGCAGGAGTAGGTATCAATATTATTGATGAGATAATAATAAAAATTCTCTTTGAAGCAGTGTCAGTCATAAATTGATTCTGCATAACATAGGTTATATTGATTCTATTTTTTCCTTAAGGCCCTTCGATTCTCGTGAAAGGGTGTTTTTTGCCTCATTCTGGATTTTGCAATAATACCTGGTTGTTGGGAAAAAGGCCGCTGGCGCAGAAGTTACTTTTTGCTTTAATATGCAATATTATATAGAAGTTATATAAGTACGGGGAAAAATTATCTGTGCTGTTTTTTATGCCGAAATTACGCATCCGCTCCCCCGGGGCGAAATTGTTTTGCCCCTGCATCACAAAGCCCTGTTCCCTGCATGTGCGGATGGATCAATTGCACATGCCGTCTGGGTAGGACCTTTAGAAAATCCGGGGTTTTACCCTCCAGCCAACCCCGGTCGAGCATAAAAACGCGAAAATTCGCGAACTGCAGATAAAAATGGCGCGCCCGGAGGGATTCGAACCCCCGACCTACGGATTCGTAGTCCGGCACTCTATCCAGCTGAGCTACGGGCGCGTGTTGGTTTAATTAAAAGATTGCAAGGGGAATGTCAATGATTTTCCCGTTTGGCCCATCTCTGGTCGATTTCCAGTTGCACGGCTTTGATCTGGCGGTCGGGCATGGTTTTGAACCGGGACTGGGCCTTGAAGTAGAGATCCACGGGTTTGCGCTGTTTGCCGGCCAGTTTTGCGGTGGCGCCGGTAAGGGTTGTTTTTCCGTTTTCGTACTCGTAGAGCTCGAACAGGCCGGTTTCCACGGCCAGCTTTCCCACCTTGACCGTGTACCGGGGATCAAATCCCCAGCCCGGCGGGCAGGCGGTGTGAACGTGGAAATAGCGGGTGCCGGTCATGGATTTGGCCTTGACAAGCTTGGTGTAGAAGTCCAGGGGATAAGCCGAGGAGCAGGAGGCCACGTAGGCAATGTCGTGGGCCGCCACAATGGAGGCTACGTCCTTGCGCTGCTGGCGCTTGCCGTGAATGGGTGTGGTGGTGGTTACGGCGCCGGCCGGGGTGGTGCCGGAGCGCTGAATGCCGGTGTTCATGTAGGCTTCGTTGTCGTAGCAGATATAGATCAGGTTTTCGCCCCGTTCGCAGGCGCCGGACAGGGCCTGAATGCCGATGTCGCTGGTGCCGCCGTCGCCGGCCCAGGCCACCACCGTGGTTTTGTCCCGGTCCAGAGCGCGCAGCGCGGCCCGGACCCCGGTGGCTGCCGCGGCGGTTGAGGCAAAGGTGACGTTGAGGCAGGGAAGCTGGGTGGCGGCAATGGGGTAGAGCCCCTGCAT includes these proteins:
- a CDS encoding thiamine pyrophosphate-dependent enzyme → MTSTVNLLDLPEEELMHPGNRACAGCGLSQIYRIGLKALGRDTILVVPPSCLTVMQGLYPIAATQLPCLNVTFASTAAAATGVRAALRALDRDKTTVVAWAGDGGTSDIGIQALSGACERGENLIYICYDNEAYMNTGIQRSGTTPAGAVTTTTPIHGKRQQRKDVASIVAAHDIAYVASCSSAYPLDFYTKLVKAKSMTGTRYFHVHTACPPGWGFDPRYTVKVGKLAVETGLFELYEYENGKTTLTGATAKLAGKQRKPVDLYFKAQSRFKTMPDRQIKAVQLEIDQRWAKRENH